The Phoenix dactylifera cultivar Barhee BC4 chromosome 9, palm_55x_up_171113_PBpolish2nd_filt_p, whole genome shotgun sequence genome window below encodes:
- the LOC103709614 gene encoding probable WRKY transcription factor 51 produces MVMAAPLGFTEMSYPPFFLVDNPSGVPDFDFFPAEASDESMLGVCNGVAADEALFEDSLLAGDPKTLVASDCGLNAPTTRLVMSDTKRMKVETGCRIGFRTKSEVDVLDDGFKWRKYGKKSVKNSPNPRNYYRCSREGCAVKKRVERDAEDSSYVITTYEGVHNHESPGTVSYEFSPRQAKTSAWESYDQLPLVVPNVYRMQAARSFY; encoded by the exons ATGGTCATGGCGGCTCCTTTGGGCTTCACTGAGATGTCCtaccctcccttcttccttgtaGATAACCCTTCTGGAGTTCCTGACTTCGACttcttccccgccgaggcctcCGATGAGTCCATGCTCGGAGTTTGCAATGGTGTAGCCGCCGATGAAGCCCTGTTCGAGGACTCATTGCTCGCCGGTGATCCCAAAACGCTGGTTGCCAGCGATTGCGGCCTAAATGCGCCAACAACTAGACTGGTGAT GAGCGATACGAAGAGAATGAAAGTGGAGACGGGTTGTAGGATTGGATTTAGAACAAAGTCTGAGGTTGATGTCTTAGATGATGGCTTCAAGTGGAGGAAGTATGGGAAGAAGTCCGTGAAGAACAGCCCAAATCCAAG GAATTACTACCGGTGCTCCCGTGAGGGCTGTGCAGTGAAAAAGAGAGTGGAAAGAGACGCGGAAGACTCCAGCTATGTGATCACAACGTACGAAGGGGTGCACAACCATGAGAGCCCGGGCACTGTTAGTTATGAGTTCAGCCCTCGTCAAGCCAAAACCTCGGCGTGGGAATCATATGACCAGCTGCCCTTGGTGGTTCCAAATGTATATAGGATGCAGGCTGCTCGCTCTTTCTACTGA
- the LOC103709615 gene encoding uncharacterized protein LOC103709615: MAASISSFSLYHRFHRQPPHAPALRLPPPAIRPMLAASRSRRVLARGKFEKFDRVDSSAGNPAPSPPDPAQSETPDQEQPQESEDDSVLPSDLVDAIRQSSQASAMFISSGGIRAIVELLIPQLQFLDAEGAQAELWELSRIFLESLIEETGIQRVKAIFPDAGAAALLKYQWKDANFGFSSLSDRKPVADEDEAVVMIVPDYQMLEYVERIAAHLSDDPPRSLIMWNPRLVSEDVGVGFNVRKLRKYFLSTFTVVYSLRPLPSGAIFRCYPGMWKVFYDDVNRPNRYLLAKEQPTRPDATDIELIFGSVAEKSEKEPSLLGKAMSMFTSLNRLMKAISS; the protein is encoded by the exons ATGGCTGCTTCTATCTCCTCCTTCTCTCTTTATCATCGCTTCCACCGCCAGCCCCCTCACGCCCCCGCTCTCCGCCTCCCTCCTCCTGCCATCCGCCCCATGCTCGCCGCCTCACGGAGCCGAAGAGTTCTTGCCCGTGGCAAGTTCGAGAAATTCGACCGCGTGGACTCGAGCGCCGGCAAtcccgcgccgtctcctcccgACCCCGCCCAATCCGAGACACCCGATCAAGAACAGCCACAAGAATCGGAGGACGACAG CGTCTTACCTTCAGACCTGGTGGATGCGATCCGACAGTCAAGTCAAGCGAGCGCCATGTTTATATCTTCCGGGGGAATTCGAGCAATA GTAGAACTTTTAATCCCGCAATTGCAATTTCTTGATGCTGAAGGGGCTCAAGCTGAACTGTGGGAATTATCTAGAATATTTTTGGAATCGCTAATAGAAGAGACAGGTATCCAG AGAGTAAAAGCCATTTTCCCTGATGCTGGAGCAGCTGCTCTTCTAAAATATCAGTGGAAAGATGCAAACTTTGGATTTTCCAG CTTAAGTGACCGGAAGCCTGTAGCTGATGAAGATGAAGCTGTAGTTATGATAGTTCCTGATTATCAGATGTTGGAATATGTGGAACGAATTGCAGCTCATCTTTCAGATGACCCT CCAAGATCTCTTATCATGTGGAACCCACGCCTTGTCAGTGAAGATGTTGGAGTTGGATTTAATGTCCGCAAGTTGCGTAAATACTTCTTAAG CACATTTACTGTCGTTTACTCCTTGAGACCATTGCCATCTGGTGCAATCTTCAGATGCTATCCAGG AATGTGGAAAGTGTTCTATGATGATGTAAATAGGCCAAACAGATACCTGCTAGCCAAAGAACAACCCACCCGTCCTGACGCAACAGATATTGAG CTTATATTTGGCAGTGTAGCCGAGAAATCTGAGAAGGAGCCTTCATTGTTGGGTAAAGCCATGAGCATGTTTACTTCACTAAATCGGCTTATGAAAGCCATCTCCAGCTGA